From Rattus rattus isolate New Zealand chromosome 17, Rrattus_CSIRO_v1, whole genome shotgun sequence, the proteins below share one genomic window:
- the Scoc gene encoding short coiled-coil protein isoform X1, producing MNKMDGLNTGEEEDSAFTSISLTDDTDHSLKSLHSGAERLFPKMMNADMDAVDAENQVELEEKTRLINQVLELQHTLEDLSARVDAVKEENLKLKSENQVLGQYIENLMSASSVFQTTDTKSKRK from the exons ATGAACAAGATGGACGGGTTGAacacaggggaggaggaagacagcgCGTTCACCAGCATTTCTCTCACGGATGACACAG ACCATTCATTAAAGAGTTTGCATTCGGGAGCTGAACGTCTGTTCCCCAAGATGATGAATGCTGACATGGACG CAGTTGATGCTGAAAATCAAGTGGAACTGGAAGAAAAGACTCGACTCATTAATCAGGTGTTGGAGCTCCAGCACACACTTGAAG atCTTTCTGCAAGAGTAGATGCAGTTAAGGAAGAAAATCTGAAGCTAAAATCGGAAAATCAAGTTCTTGGACAATATATAGAAAACCTCATGTCTGCTTCTAGTGTTTTTCAAACAACTGatacaaaaagcaaaaggaagtaa
- the Scoc gene encoding short coiled-coil protein isoform X2, giving the protein MNKMDGLNTGEEEDSAFTSISLTDDTDHSLKSLHSGAERLFPKMMNADMDVDAENQVELEEKTRLINQVLELQHTLEDLSARVDAVKEENLKLKSENQVLGQYIENLMSASSVFQTTDTKSKRK; this is encoded by the exons ATGAACAAGATGGACGGGTTGAacacaggggaggaggaagacagcgCGTTCACCAGCATTTCTCTCACGGATGACACAG ACCATTCATTAAAGAGTTTGCATTCGGGAGCTGAACGTCTGTTCCCCAAGATGATGAATGCTGACATGGACG TTGATGCTGAAAATCAAGTGGAACTGGAAGAAAAGACTCGACTCATTAATCAGGTGTTGGAGCTCCAGCACACACTTGAAG atCTTTCTGCAAGAGTAGATGCAGTTAAGGAAGAAAATCTGAAGCTAAAATCGGAAAATCAAGTTCTTGGACAATATATAGAAAACCTCATGTCTGCTTCTAGTGTTTTTCAAACAACTGatacaaaaagcaaaaggaagtaa
- the Scoc gene encoding short coiled-coil protein isoform X3, translating into MMNADMDAVDAENQVELEEKTRLINQVLELQHTLEDLSARVDAVKEENLKLKSENQVLGQYIENLMSASSVFQTTDTKSKRK; encoded by the exons ATGATGAATGCTGACATGGACG CAGTTGATGCTGAAAATCAAGTGGAACTGGAAGAAAAGACTCGACTCATTAATCAGGTGTTGGAGCTCCAGCACACACTTGAAG atCTTTCTGCAAGAGTAGATGCAGTTAAGGAAGAAAATCTGAAGCTAAAATCGGAAAATCAAGTTCTTGGACAATATATAGAAAACCTCATGTCTGCTTCTAGTGTTTTTCAAACAACTGatacaaaaagcaaaaggaagtaa
- the Scoc gene encoding short coiled-coil protein isoform X4: protein MMNADMDVDAENQVELEEKTRLINQVLELQHTLEDLSARVDAVKEENLKLKSENQVLGQYIENLMSASSVFQTTDTKSKRK, encoded by the exons ATGATGAATGCTGACATGGACG TTGATGCTGAAAATCAAGTGGAACTGGAAGAAAAGACTCGACTCATTAATCAGGTGTTGGAGCTCCAGCACACACTTGAAG atCTTTCTGCAAGAGTAGATGCAGTTAAGGAAGAAAATCTGAAGCTAAAATCGGAAAATCAAGTTCTTGGACAATATATAGAAAACCTCATGTCTGCTTCTAGTGTTTTTCAAACAACTGatacaaaaagcaaaaggaagtaa